The Deltaproteobacteria bacterium genome segment TACGGTTGTCAGTGGGTGTATCGATGTAGCTGGCGAGTGGCTCGGGCATGCCACCGACCTGCATATACGTGGCCAGAAGTTTAGTCAGCCGCTCATGTAACGCATCCGACCAAGTCGCACCTAGTCTGTACGCTCCGAGACGCTCCAGCACTAGGTCCTCGTTCTGAGCTTGCATGTATTCAACAAGAGTGAGGGGCCCCAGATGCAGGTAATCAATACGCCCAACCGGCATCGAACTCTCGATGTCTGGCAGAGCCAGTTCCAAAAGTGACCCCGCAGCGATCACGGCTAATTCCCGACGGTCCTCGTAAAAATAACGCAACGCGGCAAGTGCGTTTGGGGTTGCTTGAATTTCGTCCAGGAATAACAGGCTAGACGGTCCGAGCGCCCTGCCCGCCGTATCCTCGATGGCACGCACCATCAAATCGATATCGAGAGTGCCGAACACCTGGTTGAGGTGCAGATGGCGCTCTAGGTTGATCTCGATAAGGTCTAACTTGGCATCGGCGGCGAACATGCGCACCAACGTGGACTTACCAACCTGACGCGCCCCACGAATGACTAGCGGACGCCGATCAGGGGATTTTAGCCAATAGTCAAGGTCAGTTTGGGCATTACGCTTCAAAATAGCCCCCTTAAATTACATTTTAATTGTAATTTAAGGGGGCTTTTTTTACAAGTTCATGGTCAAAAAAGGGGGCTTAGACCGCTTAGGCCTGAGCCGCAGCCGCATTTTCCTTCTCTACGATGTCCGGCTCCAGCTTCTTAAACGGCGCCGCTGGGGTCTGCATCGCCTGCCCTACCGGCAGGGTCACGGCCTGCCACTGCCCTACGGCACCAGCCGGATCGTAGCGGAGGACGGTATGTTTGACGTCACCTTCCTCAGTCACAGTCTCGGTGCATTGGCGACCAAAGAGGCTACCAGCAAAACCAAGTGTAGTGTGAATCAGCTGCGCACTCTCCGGCAGAATGGGAGCCCACATGGTATTGAGCCAGGTGATGCATTGAAGTGCAACGTAGACGCAGGTGGCAGCGCGCGCCGGATCGGTCTTGACCACGGTCCAGGGCGCGTTGTCGCTTAGGTACTGGTTAACCCGCTGGCTGAGGCGCCGCGCTTCATCGAGTGCTGCGCGCAGCTTAACACCCTCGTAGAGGGCACCGACGGTAGCAAAGCCGCTCTTAACCTCGGCTAGCAAGGCCTCGTCATCGGCAGTAAGCGGCGTCCCAGGGGCCGGGATCTTGCCCTCGTAACGCTTGAAGGCAAATCCGAGCATACGGTTTGCTAGGTTGCCCCAGTTAGCAACGAGCTCGTTGTTGACCTTCTCTAGGAAGTCGTCCCAGGAAAAGTCGACGTCGCCAGTCTCGGGAGCCAGAGCCGTTAGGACATAGCGCCAAGCGTCGGCTTGGTAGCGTTCCATCACATCGAGTACGGTGATAGCACCACCGCGGCTTTTGCTGAGCTTGCGGCCACGGTTATTGAGGTACTCGTTAGCCGGTACGTCGTAAGGCAGGTTGAGGCCACCCTTGGCGATCAGGTATCCAGGCCAATGAATCGTATGGAAGGTGATATTGTCCTTGCCGATAAAGTAGTAAGTGCGCGCGTCAGGCGCTTTGGTCTTATCCCAATACTTGCGCCAAGCTTCAGGTTGACCGCTCACTT includes the following:
- the metG gene encoding methionine--tRNA ligase — encoded protein: MTAAAGKEPVLICVAWPYANSYLHIGHMAGAYLPPDIFARYQRMTGRDVLMVSGSDTHGTPVTIQAEKEGITPAAVVERYHGKFIESFEKIGITFDYFTHTGTKNHARVVHEFFRELLDKGYIYKATSKQLFDLKAKRFLPDRYIEGECPLCGYGEARGDQCDNCGKTYDAVELKNPVSKLTGSRDLEVRDTEHFYIDLGKLNEPLLEWLSSGKDHWRKHVLNFARGTLEKRELRGTAITRDLEWGVTIPVPGYDTKRIYVWFEAVMGYLSATIEQAQVSGQPEAWRKYWDKTKAPDARTYYFIGKDNITFHTIHWPGYLIAKGGLNLPYDVPANEYLNNRGRKLSKSRGGAITVLDVMERYQADAWRYVLTALAPETGDVDFSWDDFLEKVNNELVANWGNLANRMLGFAFKRYEGKIPAPGTPLTADDEALLAEVKSGFATVGALYEGVKLRAALDEARRLSQRVNQYLSDNAPWTVVKTDPARAATCVYVALQCITWLNTMWAPILPESAQLIHTTLGFAGSLFGRQCTETVTEEGDVKHTVLRYDPAGAVGQWQAVTLPVGQAMQTPAAPFKKLEPDIVEKENAAAAQA